One window from the genome of Pseudanabaenaceae cyanobacterium SKYG29 encodes:
- a CDS encoding class I SAM-dependent methyltransferase has translation MILSAEQRRKLDETDDTLFYLQPRLVTHVDQLFILQLTNLYRKYLRPDMVILDLMSSWVSHLPKEIKYARVEGHGLNAEELAHNPQLDRYFVQNLNQNQRLPYEDATFDAVLNAVSVQYLQYPEAVFREIARILKPGGIAIVSFSNRMFFTKAIQAWINASEKERVELVKGYFTESGLFTEPEVIARPSWFSDPFYAVIARRK, from the coding sequence ATGATTCTCTCTGCAGAACAGCGGCGCAAGTTAGATGAAACAGACGACACCTTATTCTATTTGCAACCCCGCTTAGTTACTCATGTTGACCAACTGTTCATCCTGCAATTGACTAATCTCTACCGTAAGTATCTGCGCCCCGATATGGTCATTCTTGATCTGATGAGTAGTTGGGTTTCCCATCTGCCCAAAGAGATAAAATATGCCAGGGTGGAAGGGCATGGTCTCAATGCAGAGGAGTTAGCCCACAATCCCCAACTCGATCGTTATTTTGTGCAAAATCTCAATCAAAATCAGCGATTGCCCTACGAGGATGCCACCTTTGATGCGGTGTTGAATGCGGTATCAGTGCAGTATCTGCAGTATCCAGAGGCTGTGTTTAGGGAGATTGCCCGTATTCTTAAACCAGGGGGAATAGCGATCGTGAGTTTTTCTAATCGCATGTTTTTCACCAAAGCAATTCAAGCTTGGATCAATGCCTCGGAGAAGGAAAGAGTAGAGCTGGTAAAGGGTTATTTTACTGAAAGCGGTCTATTTACGGAGCCAGAGGTGATTGCCCGTCCCAGTTGGTTTAGTGACCCCTTTTATGCTGTAATAGCTAGGCGTAAGTGA
- a CDS encoding 2TM domain-containing protein has translation MPPSLPYPPHPDDPGYQRLERRVNFLLHLMVFAAVNSGLWFFVLLQRSDWLGWRWLTISWATVLLSHALWVLSKRKS, from the coding sequence ATGCCCCCTAGCCTACCCTATCCTCCCCATCCTGACGACCCTGGCTACCAACGATTAGAACGCCGTGTCAATTTTCTTTTACATTTGATGGTCTTCGCTGCAGTGAATAGCGGACTGTGGTTTTTCGTTTTGTTACAACGATCGGACTGGTTAGGGTGGAGGTGGTTAACTATTAGTTGGGCGACAGTTCTCCTTAGCCACGCCCTGTGGGTACTGAGCAAGAGGAAGTCCTAA
- a CDS encoding DUF3181 family protein, translating to MTTSEEIEQLAATIGEVVYLEVAKWRLYANDAHLHVKLAEEIAPLIEAHKLERERIAAIFASTPITLGSGKTVPLLDFVPERVITQLWEILIEDDR from the coding sequence ATGACTACGAGCGAGGAAATTGAACAACTGGCGGCAACGATCGGGGAGGTTGTCTATTTGGAGGTAGCAAAATGGCGGTTGTATGCTAACGATGCCCATCTCCACGTCAAGCTGGCAGAGGAAATTGCACCCCTAATTGAGGCGCACAAGCTGGAACGGGAACGGATTGCTGCCATCTTTGCCAGTACGCCGATTACGCTAGGCAGTGGGAAAACTGTCCCCCTCCTGGATTTTGTCCCCGAGCGGGTGATTACGCAACTGTGGGAAATTTTAATTGAGGACGATCGGTGA
- the argJ gene encoding bifunctional glutamate N-acetyltransferase/amino-acid acetyltransferase ArgJ, with translation MNWKVVEGGVTAPQGFWASGIRAGLKPSGLPDLALIVSEVPATGAGVFTTSVVRAACVDYDRQVLSSQNKFKAILCNAGQANACTGKLGEEIMLASIRCLQEALGTQDGILVASTGVIGRQIDREKFLTGIPQAVAALSREGGMAAAQAIVTTDLVTKVQAFETEIEGVTVRIGGMAKGSGMIHPQMATMLGFITCDAPVEPSLWQAMLRRAADKSFNQITVDGDTSTNDMVLALCNDRSGLPLVSDPDSEAAKTIESMLTDLCIYLAKKVARDGEGATCLIEVQVEGAGTDEEARQMARTIASSSLLKSAIFGRDPNWGRIAAAAGRSGVPFDPTQLRIQLGDYLLMERGQPLEFDRAGASQYLREQAERSGKEQKIDAPVVIQVQIGEGKGQGIAWGCDLTYDYVRINAEYTT, from the coding sequence GTGAACTGGAAGGTAGTTGAGGGAGGGGTGACAGCACCCCAGGGCTTTTGGGCCAGTGGCATTCGGGCGGGATTAAAGCCATCGGGCTTGCCGGATTTAGCTTTGATAGTCTCGGAAGTGCCAGCCACGGGAGCGGGTGTGTTTACTACTTCCGTGGTGCGGGCGGCTTGTGTGGACTACGATCGACAGGTACTGTCTAGCCAAAACAAATTCAAAGCCATTCTCTGCAATGCGGGCCAGGCAAATGCTTGTACAGGCAAGCTGGGGGAAGAGATCATGCTGGCAAGTATCCGCTGTTTACAGGAGGCATTAGGCACGCAAGATGGCATTTTGGTGGCTTCAACGGGGGTAATTGGCAGACAAATCGATCGGGAGAAATTCCTAACGGGGATTCCCCAAGCAGTAGCAGCTCTGTCCAGGGAGGGGGGAATGGCAGCTGCCCAGGCGATCGTGACCACTGACTTAGTGACAAAAGTACAGGCGTTCGAAACGGAGATTGAGGGTGTAACGGTACGGATAGGAGGGATGGCAAAGGGGTCAGGGATGATCCACCCCCAAATGGCAACTATGTTAGGTTTCATTACCTGTGATGCCCCTGTGGAACCCTCTCTGTGGCAGGCAATGTTACGGCGGGCGGCAGACAAAAGTTTCAACCAAATTACCGTCGATGGGGATACCAGCACTAACGATATGGTGTTGGCGCTGTGTAACGATCGGTCTGGGTTACCCCTAGTCTCTGACCCCGACTCGGAGGCGGCAAAAACGATCGAGTCTATGCTCACGGATTTGTGCATTTATCTGGCTAAAAAAGTAGCGCGGGATGGAGAGGGGGCAACGTGCCTAATCGAAGTACAGGTAGAGGGGGCTGGCACTGATGAGGAGGCTAGGCAAATGGCTAGAACGATCGCTAGTTCCTCTCTCCTGAAGTCAGCCATTTTTGGCAGAGACCCCAACTGGGGCAGGATTGCAGCAGCAGCCGGTCGCAGTGGCGTACCTTTTGACCCCACCCAACTCCGTATTCAACTGGGGGACTATCTGCTCATGGAACGGGGACAACCCCTGGAATTCGATCGGGCTGGTGCTTCCCAATATCTCAGAGAGCAAGCGGAACGATCGGGCAAGGAGCAAAAAATTGACGCTCCTGTAGTGATTCAGGTACAGATTGGAGAAGGCAAGGGGCAGGGGATAGCTTGGGGATGTGACCTCACCTACGACTACGTGCGCATCAACGCAGAATACACAACCTAG